The proteins below come from a single Campylobacter sp. CCUG 57310 genomic window:
- a CDS encoding histidinol-phosphatase — MKVDLHNHTPLCKHAVDEPREYVLEAIKSGCSYFGFSDHAPMKFDEAYRMSFDEMEIYEREILNLQDEFKDKIEILLGYEVDFLDGFMDERVLNRKVDYLIGSVHFINGWGFDNPEFIGEYKNKDIDKIWEDYFYCISALARSGKFDIVGHLDLIKVFKFLPKKDVRTIAKDALNAIKKANLVVEINAAGFRKPVTEQYPSNLLLEELANLDIAITFGSDAHAKDQIGLNGQKCEDIAKKFGFSKCACFKSRDKFTVEF; from the coding sequence ATGAAGGTCGATCTGCATAACCACACTCCGCTTTGCAAACACGCAGTAGATGAGCCGCGAGAGTATGTTTTAGAGGCGATTAAATCGGGTTGCTCATATTTTGGATTTTCAGATCACGCTCCGATGAAATTTGACGAAGCTTATAGAATGAGCTTTGACGAGATGGAAATTTACGAGAGAGAAATTCTTAATTTGCAAGATGAATTTAAAGACAAAATCGAAATTTTGCTCGGATATGAGGTTGATTTTTTAGATGGCTTTATGGACGAGCGAGTACTAAATAGAAAAGTTGATTATCTAATCGGCTCGGTGCACTTTATAAACGGTTGGGGCTTTGATAATCCCGAATTCATAGGCGAATACAAAAATAAAGACATAGATAAAATTTGGGAGGATTATTTTTACTGCATAAGCGCACTTGCAAGAAGCGGTAAATTTGACATCGTAGGGCATCTTGATCTTATAAAGGTATTTAAATTTCTTCCGAAAAAAGACGTAAGAACGATAGCCAAAGACGCTCTAAACGCGATTAAAAAGGCAAATTTGGTAGTTGAAATTAACGCCGCAGGGTTTAGAAAACCGGTAACCGAACAGTATCCGTCAAATCTGCTTCTTGAAGAGCTTGCAAATTTAGACATCGCCATAACTTTTGGCTCTGATGCGCACGCAAAAGATCAGATCGGGCTAAACGGGCAAAAATGCGAAGATATCGCTAAGAAATTCGGCTTTAGCAAATGCGCTTGCTTTAAAAGCAGAGATAAATTTACGGTTGAATTTTAA
- a CDS encoding chemotaxis protein gives MTQEELDALMAGGLDGLDEEETKDDEPSLKSSEEKKKDIVEEKSLGDTEVYSEYRVSANVAWPPPPPTDDHKMVHQLDDVTKDSEEKATQMFDKLDAINNFFMDAESGCNAIIKGLESNIEIFTKLNDKFPNVAAFKDALDKNNELKNSAEDVLGNIQMGEDEVMMTMDMMQYQDIHRQKIERVINVMRALSKYMSSLFEGKIDDEKRVGSAVHIAGDTTTENLVSNDDIEALIESLGKK, from the coding sequence ATGACGCAAGAAGAGTTAGACGCCCTTATGGCAGGCGGACTTGACGGACTTGATGAAGAAGAGACAAAAGATGATGAGCCTTCTTTAAAATCAAGCGAAGAGAAAAAAAAAGATATAGTTGAAGAAAAGAGTTTGGGCGATACAGAAGTTTATAGTGAATATCGAGTATCGGCAAACGTAGCTTGGCCTCCGCCTCCTCCGACTGACGATCACAAGATGGTTCATCAGCTTGACGATGTCACAAAGGATAGCGAAGAAAAAGCCACTCAGATGTTTGACAAGCTTGATGCGATCAATAACTTTTTTATGGATGCCGAAAGCGGTTGCAACGCTATCATTAAAGGGCTTGAAAGCAACATAGAAATTTTTACGAAGCTAAATGATAAATTTCCTAACGTAGCCGCATTTAAAGACGCTCTTGATAAAAACAACGAGCTTAAAAATAGCGCCGAGGACGTGCTTGGAAATATCCAAATGGGTGAAGATGAAGTGATGATGACTATGGATATGATGCAGTATCAAGATATCCACCGCCAAAAGATAGAGCGCGTTATAAACGTTATGCGTGCACTTAGCAAGTATATGAGCAGCCTGTTTGAGGGCAAGATCGATGATGAAAAGCGCGTAGGATCTGCGGTACATATCGCGGGCGATACTACTACTGAAAATTTGGTAAGTAATGATGATATCGAAGCCTTGATCGAAAGTTTGGGTAAGAAGTGA
- a CDS encoding peptidase U32 family protein — MKRPELLSPAGNLTKLKIALEYGADAVYASVASFSLRTRSAREFNLQTFEEAIDYTHSKGKKFYATVNAFPFNSQIEPLKRHLKTISAMKPDAFIIATPGVMSLAKEIAPDIEVHLSTQANVLNFLDAKIYHDMGAKRIVVAREMNLKDVIKIKEAISTLDIEIFVHGSMCFAYSGRCLVSSVQSGRMANRGSCANDCRFKYELYAKNDESGVLFRLEEDENGTHIMNSKDLKLAAHVEEIIKSGVVDSFKIEGRTKSEYYAACTARAYKMAIDDAVAGKFDAQIYDAELNTLKNRGFTDGYLVHRPFERPSTQNHFSSLEEGTHQVNAISEDGEFFKCKFKIVLNRPYELVMPIGKDASEADNEICKIYSKDGKKFIEFKKLITKKGKEMSEIHSGNENEVNLGVKLPEFSFLREEIR; from the coding sequence GTGAAAAGACCCGAGTTATTAAGTCCTGCAGGAAATTTAACCAAACTAAAAATCGCGCTTGAATACGGAGCGGACGCCGTATATGCAAGTGTAGCCAGTTTCTCGCTTAGAACCCGCTCGGCTAGAGAATTTAACTTGCAAACCTTTGAAGAGGCGATAGATTATACTCATTCAAAGGGCAAGAAATTTTACGCTACCGTCAATGCCTTTCCTTTTAACTCGCAAATAGAGCCTTTAAAGCGCCATTTAAAGACGATTTCAGCGATGAAACCGGATGCTTTTATCATCGCAACCCCCGGCGTTATGAGCCTAGCTAAAGAGATAGCGCCTGATATAGAGGTTCACCTCTCTACGCAGGCAAACGTGCTAAATTTCTTGGACGCTAAAATTTATCATGACATGGGCGCAAAGCGTATAGTCGTAGCGCGCGAGATGAATTTAAAAGACGTGATCAAGATAAAAGAGGCAATCTCTACTCTTGATATCGAAATTTTCGTGCACGGCTCGATGTGCTTTGCGTATTCGGGGCGCTGTTTGGTAAGCTCAGTGCAAAGCGGTCGCATGGCAAATCGCGGAAGCTGCGCGAATGACTGTCGCTTTAAATACGAGCTTTACGCCAAAAACGATGAAAGCGGAGTGCTATTTCGCCTTGAAGAGGATGAAAACGGCACGCACATCATGAATTCAAAGGATTTAAAGCTTGCTGCTCACGTTGAGGAGATCATAAAATCAGGTGTTGTCGATAGCTTTAAGATAGAAGGGCGCACCAAAAGCGAATACTACGCGGCTTGTACCGCAAGAGCATATAAAATGGCGATAGATGATGCTGTGGCGGGTAAATTTGACGCGCAAATTTATGACGCGGAGCTAAATACGCTTAAAAATCGTGGCTTTACCGACGGATACTTAGTGCATAGACCCTTTGAAAGACCAAGTACGCAAAATCACTTCAGCAGCCTAGAAGAGGGCACTCATCAGGTAAATGCCATAAGCGAGGACGGGGAGTTCTTTAAGTGCAAATTTAAGATAGTTTTAAACAGACCTTACGAGCTTGTAATGCCAATCGGCAAAGACGCAAGCGAAGCGGATAATGAAATTTGTAAAATTTACTCCAAAGATGGCAAAAAATTTATAGAATTTAAGAAACTCATCACAAAAAAAGGCAAAGAGATGAGCGAAATTCATAGCGGAAATGAAAATGAGGTGAATTTAGGCGTGAAGTTACCTGAATTTAGCTTTTTGAGAGAGGAGATAAGATGA
- the purE gene encoding 5-(carboxyamino)imidazole ribonucleotide mutase, translated as MKFVSIIMGSKSDYEIVNEAAKVLEKFEVSYELIISSAHRSPKRTSEYVSSAESRGAQVFIAAAGMAAHLAGAIAANTTRPVIGIPMGGSSLSGVDALYSTVQMPAGMPVGTVAIGKAGAVNAAYLALQILALNDSSLDERLRADRDAKAKAVEEDSKKVEVLLA; from the coding sequence ATGAAATTTGTTTCGATTATAATGGGAAGCAAGAGTGATTATGAGATAGTAAATGAAGCGGCGAAAGTTTTAGAAAAATTTGAAGTAAGCTACGAGCTTATCATCTCTTCGGCACATAGAAGCCCAAAGAGAACCAGTGAATATGTATCAAGCGCGGAAAGCAGAGGAGCTCAGGTATTTATCGCAGCAGCAGGCATGGCGGCTCACTTGGCAGGAGCGATCGCTGCAAATACAACTCGCCCCGTTATCGGCATACCGATGGGCGGAAGCTCATTAAGCGGTGTTGATGCGCTTTATTCTACGGTGCAAATGCCTGCGGGCATGCCGGTAGGAACTGTCGCCATCGGCAAGGCCGGAGCGGTAAATGCGGCCTATCTTGCGCTTCAAATTTTAGCGCTTAATGATAGCTCGCTTGATGAGAGATTAAGAGCAGATAGAGACGCTAAAGCAAAAGCGGTCGAGGAAGACTCGAAAAAAGTGGAGGTCTTACTCGCGTAA
- a CDS encoding DUF3972 domain-containing protein, which yields MQTYLSIDEFCKLVHLDHEVIEGMIKRGVLNTKEQDGKIYIEANEGTMSVVPSVSANLSITSKPSEGFSFVEKTIGTILNLHEKVLDAKDETLEALRNENKFLKEALYSMQELYDEDRKTIDTLNEQLKKANEEIEFLKRKYKLMWNKAVENFKDS from the coding sequence ATGCAGACTTATTTAAGCATTGATGAATTTTGCAAGCTCGTGCATTTGGATCATGAAGTGATAGAAGGCATGATAAAGCGCGGAGTGCTAAATACAAAAGAGCAAGACGGCAAAATTTACATAGAGGCAAATGAAGGCACGATGAGCGTAGTTCCAAGCGTAAGTGCGAATTTAAGTATAACAAGCAAGCCAAGCGAGGGATTTAGTTTCGTTGAAAAGACAATAGGCACTATCTTAAATTTGCACGAAAAGGTTCTTGATGCTAAGGATGAAACGCTTGAGGCTTTAAGAAATGAGAATAAATTTTTAAAAGAGGCGCTTTATTCGATGCAAGAGCTTTACGATGAGGATAGAAAGACGATAGATACGCTTAACGAGCAGCTTAAAAAGGCTAATGAAGAGATTGAGTTCTTAAAGCGTAAATATAAGCTAATGTGGAATAAGGCTGTAGAAAACTTCAAGGATAGTTAG
- a CDS encoding GyrI-like domain-containing protein: MQIVELKESFEICGLKIRTDNASEMNGEGRIADLWREFLNSSYNGTDEICAVYHEYESDVNGSYSLLVGTKGSPRGVYEKVTVKAGKYAVFSKDGANEKAVIELWREIWEFFESSNLKRAYVTDFEKYLKDKIEIYVSIKQG; encoded by the coding sequence GTGCAAATAGTAGAGTTAAAAGAAAGCTTTGAAATTTGCGGACTAAAAATTCGCACAGATAACGCTAGCGAGATGAACGGCGAGGGTAGAATAGCTGATCTATGGAGAGAGTTTTTAAACTCCAGCTATAACGGAACAGATGAAATTTGCGCTGTTTATCATGAGTATGAAAGCGATGTAAACGGCTCTTACTCTTTGCTTGTGGGCACTAAAGGCTCGCCGCGCGGAGTTTATGAAAAAGTGACTGTAAAAGCGGGCAAATATGCCGTATTTAGCAAAGATGGCGCTAATGAGAAAGCCGTGATAGAGCTCTGGCGTGAAATTTGGGAGTTTTTTGAAAGCTCAAATTTAAAAAGAGCCTACGTGACGGACTTTGAAAAGTATTTAAAAGACAAAATAGAAATTTATGTATCTATAAAGCAAGGATAA
- the glyQ gene encoding glycine--tRNA ligase subunit alpha — translation MTFSQIILTLQNYWQELGCVILQPYDMPAGAGTYHQATFLRSLGKKPWATAYVAPSRRPTDGRYGENPNRLGAYYQFQVLIKPSPENIQELYLKSLEKLGFDLKKHDIRFVEDNWESPTLGAWGLGWEVWLDGMEVTQFTYFQQVGGITCDLVSAEITYGLERLAMYLQDVDSVYDIVWDDNGGNVVTYGDVHKQGEYEWSKYNFEVADTKMLFNQFENAFNECKNCLEAKISLPAYDYCMLAAHTFNVLDARGAISVTQRQDYILKIRELAKECALTYKASIDEQEANS, via the coding sequence ATGACATTTTCACAAATTATTTTAACACTGCAAAACTACTGGCAAGAGCTTGGCTGTGTGATACTTCAGCCATACGATATGCCCGCAGGTGCAGGAACATACCATCAAGCGACATTTTTAAGAAGTCTTGGCAAAAAGCCTTGGGCGACAGCTTATGTAGCGCCGTCTCGCCGTCCGACCGACGGTAGATACGGAGAGAATCCAAACCGCTTGGGAGCGTACTATCAATTTCAAGTTTTAATCAAACCAAGCCCTGAAAACATCCAAGAGCTTTATCTAAAAAGCCTTGAAAAACTTGGTTTTGATCTTAAAAAGCACGATATCCGCTTCGTGGAAGACAACTGGGAGAGTCCAACACTTGGCGCATGGGGACTTGGTTGGGAAGTTTGGCTTGACGGTATGGAAGTGACGCAATTTACGTATTTTCAGCAGGTGGGCGGCATCACTTGCGATCTAGTAAGTGCCGAGATAACATACGGGCTTGAACGCCTTGCTATGTATCTGCAAGATGTTGATAGCGTATATGACATCGTTTGGGACGATAATGGCGGCAATGTCGTAACTTACGGCGATGTGCATAAGCAAGGCGAGTATGAGTGGAGTAAATATAACTTCGAAGTTGCCGATACGAAGATGCTTTTTAATCAGTTTGAAAACGCCTTTAACGAGTGCAAAAACTGCCTGGAGGCTAAAATTTCACTTCCTGCTTATGATTATTGTATGCTTGCGGCGCATACTTTTAATGTGCTTGACGCGCGTGGAGCGATTTCCGTAACTCAAAGACAAGACTATATCCTGAAAATTCGCGAGCTGGCTAAAGAGTGTGCTCTAACTTACAAGGCTAGCATAGATGAGCAAGAGGCGAATTCGTAA
- a CDS encoding Nif3-like dinuclear metal center hexameric protein, protein MKIAEIYKFLNELSPFENQESWDNSGLIIGSPHDEVNQIYLSLDIDFELLSEVKPNSLIITHHPLIFKGLKSINSSLYPSSLITQMIKKEISLISLHTNYDLSHLNEYVASEILGFKEYEKDEFLLYMDVNFSFDELCDFIKDKFSLQTLRVAKTTNENRIRRLALCTGSGGDLMSKVKADAFLSGDFKYHQALEAKMNGLNLIDIGHFETERYFGESLAKYLQNLGVFIIITNSKNPFVYR, encoded by the coding sequence ATGAAAATAGCTGAAATTTATAAATTTTTAAATGAGCTAAGCCCGTTTGAAAATCAAGAGAGCTGGGATAATAGCGGACTTATAATCGGCTCGCCTCATGATGAAGTGAATCAAATTTATCTAAGCCTTGATATTGATTTTGAGCTTTTGAGTGAAGTTAAGCCAAATTCGCTTATCATTACCCATCATCCGCTGATATTTAAAGGGTTAAAAAGCATAAATTCAAGCCTTTATCCAAGCTCGCTCATAACGCAGATGATAAAAAAAGAAATTTCATTAATAAGCCTTCATACGAATTACGATTTAAGCCATCTAAACGAATATGTAGCAAGCGAAATTTTGGGCTTTAAAGAGTATGAAAAAGATGAATTTTTGCTTTATATGGATGTGAATTTCAGCTTTGATGAGCTTTGTGATTTTATAAAGGATAAATTTAGCCTGCAAACTTTAAGAGTTGCAAAAACTACTAACGAAAATAGAATTCGCCGTCTTGCACTTTGCACTGGAAGCGGCGGAGATCTGATGTCAAAAGTTAAAGCCGACGCATTTTTGAGCGGGGACTTTAAATATCATCAAGCGCTTGAAGCCAAGATGAACGGACTAAATTTGATAGACATAGGGCATTTTGAAACAGAGCGCTATTTTGGGGAATCCTTGGCAAAATATTTGCAAAATTTGGGAGTTTTCATTATAATAACTAACTCAAAAAACCCATTTGTATACCGCTAA
- a CDS encoding zinc ribbon domain-containing protein, translated as MNKYLEQLVDLAQIDKEIDGFGPRLEKVERVLRATKDEQAGIAEQISNIDEAVAELKSQKSQTNSHIAEFSAKIKDVSKKSSAAKTEKEIKALQLEDELAREQLEAANEEIERLEKIIANKNDLKTELEAKSAELTTSLQKIEADIAQEVSAIEKERAEIYAKKDKLIGDMNQKILTFYEKIRKWAHNTAVVPVKKQACYGCFMQINDKTYSAVIKGEDVVTCPHCGRILYKETAE; from the coding sequence ATGAATAAATATTTAGAGCAGCTTGTCGATCTTGCCCAAATCGATAAAGAGATTGACGGATTTGGACCTAGACTAGAAAAAGTCGAGCGTGTTTTAAGAGCTACAAAAGATGAGCAAGCAGGTATTGCCGAGCAAATTTCAAATATTGACGAAGCCGTAGCCGAGTTAAAATCTCAAAAATCACAAACCAACTCTCATATCGCTGAATTTTCCGCCAAGATCAAAGATGTCTCAAAGAAAAGCTCAGCAGCAAAGACCGAAAAAGAGATAAAGGCTCTTCAGCTTGAAGATGAGCTTGCCAGAGAGCAACTTGAGGCTGCGAATGAGGAGATTGAAAGGCTTGAAAAGATAATCGCAAATAAAAACGATCTAAAAACCGAGCTTGAGGCTAAAAGCGCCGAGCTTACAACAAGCCTGCAAAAAATTGAAGCCGACATCGCTCAAGAGGTAAGTGCGATAGAAAAAGAAAGAGCTGAAATTTATGCAAAAAAAGATAAATTAATCGGCGATATGAATCAAAAAATTCTTACATTTTACGAGAAAATTCGTAAGTGGGCTCACAATACCGCCGTAGTACCTGTAAAAAAACAAGCATGCTATGGCTGTTTCATGCAGATAAATGATAAAACGTATTCTGCGGTTATAAAGGGCGAAGATGTCGTTACTTGCCCGCATTGCGGAAGAATTTTATATAAAGAGACGGCTGAATAG